A window of the Capricornis sumatraensis isolate serow.1 chromosome 9, serow.2, whole genome shotgun sequence genome harbors these coding sequences:
- the GRPEL2 gene encoding grpE protein homolog 2, mitochondrial, translating to MAARVLWAVRRRMQPLAVHAASESRGWLHPFSTATQRTAGEDCNSEDPPDELRPSLAERALKLKAVKLEKEVQDLTVRYQRAVADSENIRRRTQRCVEDAKIFGIQSFCKDLVEVADILEKTTECISEETEPADQKLTLEKIFRGLSLLEAKLKSVFAKHGLEKMTPIGDKYDPHEHELICHVPAGVGVQPGTVAFVRQDGYKLHGRTIRLAQVEVAVESQRRL from the exons ATGGCCGCCAGGGTCCTGTGGGCGGTCCGTCGGCGGATGCAGCCCCTGGCCGTCCATGCCGCTTCCGAGAGCAG GGGATGGCTGCATCCTTTCAGCACTGCCACTCAGAGAACCGCTGGTGAAGACTGCAATTCAGAGGACCCCCCTGATGAACTGAGACCCTCTCTTGCAGAACGAGCCTTAAAGCTAAAAGCTGttaaactggagaaggaagtccAAGATTTAACA GTGAGATACCAGAGAGCTGTAGCTGACAGTGAAAATATAAGAAGGCGAACCCAGAGATGTGTAGAAGATGCCAAGATATTTG GAATTCAGAGTTTCTGTAAGGATTTGGTGGAGGTTGCAGACATTTTGGAGAAGACTACAGAGTGTATTTCTGAAGAAACAGAGCCTGCAGACCAGAAGCTCACTCTGGAGAAGATCTTCCGAGGATTGTCACTTTTAGAAGCAAAGCTGAAAAGTGTGTTCGCCAAACATGGCCTGGAGAAGATGACACCCATCGGTGACAAATATGACCCTCATGAGCATGAACTCATTTGTCACGTGCCAGCTGGTGTTGGGGTGCAGCCTGGCACCGTGGCATTCGTAAGGCAAGATGGCTACAAGCTTCATGGCCGCACCATTAGACTTGCCCAGGTGGAAGTGGCAGTAGAGTCTCAAAGAAGACTATGA